The nucleotide window CCGTTTAAAAACATGAATGAAACTCTTGCTTGCCGCATGATATTCCATCGACAATAAAGACTTCCTTGCAATAATAATATAATCCTTGTCCGATTGAACAGCATTTTGATGTTCTTTTATCATTTCGCGCATCCATCGCTTCAATCGGTTTCGTGTAACCGCGTTTCCCACCTTTCGCCCCACCGTTACCCCATACCTAAAATGAACTTGTCCGGGTTTATCAACGGCATAAAGCACAAATTGACGGTTCGCGGTCGTTTTCCCTTCCTTGAAAATTTCAGCAAATTCTTCATTACTTTTGATTCGGTAGGCTTTTTTCATTCCTGACCA belongs to Salicibibacter cibi and includes:
- the rnpA gene encoding ribonuclease P protein component, with product MKKAYRIKSNEEFAEIFKEGKTTANRQFVLYAVDKPGQVHFRYGVTVGRKVGNAVTRNRLKRWMREMIKEHQNAVQSDKDYIIIARKSLLSMEYHAASKSFIHVFKRAGLWRGRPHEPVDRKKGK